The following coding sequences are from one Gossypium hirsutum isolate 1008001.06 chromosome A12, Gossypium_hirsutum_v2.1, whole genome shotgun sequence window:
- the LOC107922981 gene encoding transcription factor MYB4: protein MGRQSCCYKQKLRKGLWSPEEDEKLLRHITKYGHGCWSSIPKQAGLQRCGKSCRLRWINYLRPDLKRGTFSQEEENLIIELHAVLGNRWSQIAARLPGRTDNEIKNLWNSCLKKKLKQKGIDPVTHKPLSEVENGEGSGSNKPSLVGHHPIHQYTSPPPPPPQLSSNWFNPEFPPPMTASYGPLYYGTTTGGSANNSTWGLVQTQTEEEEEEEEEETKWTEFLKNPLLMAAALQNQTPQSYYNIEIKSEPCYLTNSSSSSSNDMWWPQTRQQQLPLQHEPLQNPDICGKDMQRLTAAAFGHI, encoded by the exons ATGGGAAGGCAATCTTGTTGTTACAAGCAAAAGCTTAGGAAAGGTCTTTGGTCCCCTGAAGAAGATGAAAAGCTTTTAAGGCATATTACAAAGTATGGCCATGGTTGCTGGAGCTCCATCCCTAAACAAGCTG GGTTACAGAGGTGTGGGAAGAGTTGCAGGTTGAGGTGGATTAATTATTTAAGGCCTGATTTAAAGAGAGGCACATTTTCACAAGAAGAAGAAAATCTCATAATTGAACTTCATGCAGTTTTGGGGAATcg GTGGTCTCAAATTGCTGCACGATTACCAGGAAGAACCGACAATGAAATCAAGAACCTATGGAACTCTTGTTTGAAAAAGAAGCTTAAACAGAAAGGCATCGACCCTGTCACTCACAAGCCACTCTCCGAGGTCGAAAATGGCGAAGGAAGTGGAAGCAACAAGCCATCTTTGGTGGGTCATCATCCAATTCATCAATATACATCGCCGCCCCCACCACCACCACAGCTCTCCTCTAACTGGTTCAACCCTGAATTTCCACCGCCCATGACCGCCTCTTATGGACCCTTATACTATGGAACCACCACCGGTGGCTCAGCCAATAACTCAACTTGGGGATTGGTTCAAACACaaactgaagaagaagaagaagaagaagaagaagaaaccaaATGGACTGAGTTTCTTAAAAACCCTTTATTAATGGCGGCTGCTTTACAAAATCAAACCCCACAATCTTATtacaatatcgagatcaaatcaGAGCCTTGTTACTTAACGAAtagttcatcatcatcatcaaacgATATGTGGTGGCCTCAGACCCGACAACAGCAGCTACCACTACAACATGAACCTTTACAAAATCCAGACATATGTGGTAAGGATATGCAGAGACTCACAGCAGCAGCTTTTGGACATATTTAG